From the Comamonas odontotermitis genome, one window contains:
- a CDS encoding DUF6630 family protein, with amino-acid sequence MGWFDWIGLLLGGKAATGRAHAASAAPAPPAPPAATSEDWQALCTAVGEALALEDVDELWGEVHQALTQPQQYYNRFADDLPNRGIDAHEHVTPWLALVDGLQRRGQNFELDWKLDMGDAIWALRALKTVQQRAVPLEPLAASKALSHDALLEAGDYLRTRGLSLVSFDIESDSYPLSVLETSAVAPLQALAKRVGSKVVHLTN; translated from the coding sequence ATGGGTTGGTTTGATTGGATAGGGCTGCTGCTGGGCGGCAAGGCCGCTACGGGGAGAGCGCATGCTGCATCGGCAGCGCCTGCACCTCCTGCGCCGCCTGCTGCAACAAGCGAAGATTGGCAGGCCCTGTGCACCGCCGTGGGTGAGGCACTGGCGCTTGAAGATGTTGACGAATTATGGGGCGAAGTTCATCAGGCGCTGACGCAGCCGCAGCAGTACTACAACCGTTTTGCCGATGACCTGCCCAACCGTGGCATTGACGCGCACGAGCATGTCACGCCATGGCTGGCTCTGGTGGACGGCCTGCAGCGCAGGGGCCAGAACTTTGAACTGGACTGGAAGCTGGACATGGGCGACGCCATCTGGGCCTTGCGGGCACTCAAGACCGTGCAGCAGCGCGCGGTTCCGCTGGAGCCATTGGCGGCCAGCAAGGCATTGAGCCACGATGCCTTGCTGGAGGCAGGGGACTATCTGCGCACGCGGGGCCTGAGCCTGGTTTCTTTCGATATCGAGAGCGACAGCTATCCACTGTCTGTGCTGGAGACCAGTGCCGTTGCGCCGCTGCAGGCCTTGGCGAAGCGCGTGGGTAGCAAGGTGGTACACCTGACCAATTAG
- a CDS encoding C40 family peptidase, whose protein sequence is MSSKWICTLIVAVAASAHAAPDSDKKPSDLDLLLGIGQSSLAKLDDVHHQVKDQATVLISNALNLIGVPYRRGGNSAETGLDCSGLVRAVFAESWGKILPRRAEEQAAATEQIAKADLKPGDLVFFNTMRRAFSHVGIYMGDGKFIHSPRTGSTVRVESMNIAYWEKRFDGARRVELSEDARSKLMQQVNLDGADAQDMISKVITKAGMRGN, encoded by the coding sequence ATGTCTTCGAAATGGATCTGCACCCTCATCGTGGCCGTGGCGGCAAGTGCCCATGCTGCGCCCGATAGCGACAAAAAGCCATCTGATCTGGATCTGCTGCTTGGCATAGGCCAGAGCAGCCTGGCCAAGCTCGATGATGTGCACCACCAGGTCAAGGACCAGGCCACTGTCCTCATCAGCAACGCGCTCAACCTGATTGGCGTGCCGTACCGCCGTGGTGGCAACAGTGCGGAAACCGGGCTGGACTGCAGCGGCCTTGTCCGTGCCGTATTTGCAGAGAGCTGGGGCAAGATCCTGCCTCGCCGTGCCGAAGAGCAGGCCGCTGCCACCGAGCAGATTGCCAAGGCAGATCTCAAACCCGGTGATCTGGTGTTCTTCAACACCATGCGCCGCGCCTTCAGCCATGTAGGCATCTATATGGGCGATGGCAAGTTCATCCACTCACCCCGCACCGGCAGCACCGTGCGCGTGGAAAGTATGAACATCGCCTACTGGGAAAAGCGCTTTGATGGCGCGCGCCGCGTGGAGTTGAGCGAAGACGCCCGCAGCAAGCTGATGCAGCAGGTGAACCTCGATGGCGCCGATGCGCAGGACATGATCAGCAAGGTTATCACCAAAGCGGGCATGCGCGGCAACTGA
- a CDS encoding isochorismatase family protein: MLLDFEESQLVLVDYQEKLMPAIFEGGQVLRNATTLARIARQLQVPVFGTEQNPSKLGPNAEELRALCNKTLSKMFFSAVPEGLNEWLRPPAKPQGGNARSLPKHLQKPQQQAPERNSIVIAGCEAHVCLLQTALELLEDEFEVWVVTDACSSRTERNRDAAFDRLAGAGAELVTTEMVAFEWLRSCEHEDFREVLQWIK; this comes from the coding sequence ATGCTTCTAGATTTCGAAGAATCCCAACTCGTCCTGGTGGACTACCAGGAAAAGCTGATGCCCGCCATTTTTGAAGGCGGGCAGGTCCTGCGCAATGCCACCACACTGGCCCGCATTGCCCGGCAGCTGCAGGTACCCGTGTTCGGCACCGAACAGAACCCCAGCAAGCTGGGCCCCAATGCCGAGGAACTGCGCGCACTGTGCAACAAGACGCTGTCCAAGATGTTCTTCAGCGCCGTGCCCGAGGGCCTCAACGAATGGCTGCGCCCGCCAGCCAAGCCGCAAGGCGGCAATGCCCGCAGCCTGCCCAAGCACCTGCAAAAACCCCAGCAGCAAGCCCCCGAGCGCAACAGCATCGTCATTGCCGGCTGCGAAGCGCATGTCTGCCTGCTGCAGACGGCGCTGGAGTTGCTGGAAGATGAGTTTGAAGTCTGGGTCGTCACCGATGCCTGCAGCAGCCGCACCGAACGCAACCGCGATGCCGCGTTCGACCGCCTTGCAGGCGCTGGCGCCGAACTCGTGACCACCGAGATGGTCGCCTTCGAATGGCTGCGCAGTTGCGAGCACGAAGACTTCCGCGAAGTACTGCAGTGGATCAAATGA
- a CDS encoding LysR family transcriptional regulator, whose product MDWDHLRYFGALVQAGTLVGAAKALGVEHTTVARRIQALEKQLGATLFTREGSGYKLTDAGRQLQPRAEAMDQIARGIAPVAASQNTETPSGVVRIGVTEGFGTQILAKHLAVLAQRYPLLTIDLLAVPRMLQLSRREADIVISLERPIRDTVVTSRLTEYRLYLYGQREYLARHALITSTDDLAAHRFVHYVDDQLFTKELQFLDTLTSQQRFSFRSTSILAQYTAVRTGAGLGVLPGFLADKDPLLQRVLPEQAQFTRTFWMSMPPELRQVPGIQVVWRFLQATVQEQQSLLMC is encoded by the coding sequence ATGGATTGGGACCATTTGCGCTACTTTGGCGCGCTGGTGCAGGCAGGCACCCTGGTGGGTGCCGCCAAGGCGCTGGGCGTGGAGCACACCACCGTCGCCCGCCGCATCCAGGCCCTCGAAAAGCAGCTCGGCGCCACCTTGTTCACCCGAGAAGGCAGCGGCTACAAGCTGACCGATGCCGGGCGGCAACTCCAGCCGCGGGCCGAAGCCATGGACCAGATTGCCCGCGGCATTGCGCCCGTGGCTGCAAGCCAGAACACCGAAACCCCAAGCGGGGTGGTGCGCATCGGCGTGACCGAAGGCTTTGGCACCCAGATCCTCGCCAAGCACTTGGCGGTGCTGGCCCAGCGCTATCCGCTGCTCACCATCGACCTGCTGGCCGTGCCGCGCATGCTGCAGCTGTCGCGGCGCGAGGCGGACATCGTCATCTCGCTGGAGCGGCCGATTCGAGACACGGTGGTCACCAGCCGGCTGACCGAGTACCGCCTCTACCTGTATGGACAGCGCGAGTACCTGGCGCGCCATGCGCTGATCACATCGACAGACGATCTGGCTGCGCACCGCTTTGTGCACTATGTCGATGATCAGCTCTTCACCAAGGAGCTGCAGTTTCTGGACACATTGACATCGCAGCAGCGCTTCAGCTTTCGCAGCACCAGCATTCTTGCGCAGTACACGGCGGTACGCACTGGCGCCGGGCTGGGCGTGCTTCCCGGCTTTCTGGCAGACAAAGACCCGCTCCTGCAGCGCGTGCTGCCCGAGCAGGCGCAGTTCACGCGGACGTTCTGGATGTCCATGCCGCCAGAGCTGCGCCAGGTGCCCGGCATTCAGGTGGTGTGGCGCTTTTTGCAGGCGACCGTGCAGGAGCAGCAGTCGCTGCTGATGTGCTGA
- the uvrB gene encoding excinuclease ABC subunit UvrB, which produces MHEVTTEAARQGQFVQYPGSPFELFQPYPPAGDQPAAIDGLVEGIEDGEAFQTLLGVTGSGKTFTMANVIARTGRPAIVFAPNKTLAAQLYSEFREFFPKNAVEYFVSYYDYYQPEAYVPQRDLFIEKDSAINEHIEQMRLSATKSVLERRDTIVVATVSAIYGIGSPESYTKMRFILRVGDEINQRDTIAQLVRMQYKRNDMDFSRGSFRVRGDTIDVFPSEHSELAVRIELFDDEVESIQLFDPLTGRVRQKVPRFTIYPSSHYVTPRDQVLAAVETIKEELAGRLKQLVGEGKLVEAQRLEQRTRFDLEMLSEVGHCKGIENYSRHLSGAMPGDPPPTMTDYMPKDALLFLDESHQMIGQLNAMYNGDKARKTTLVEYGFRLPSALDNRPLKFVEFEQRMRQVVFVSATPADYEKQHAGKVVEQVVRPTGLVDPEVEVRPATHQVDDVLQEIHARVKVNERVLITTLTKRMAEQLTEYLTDNGVKVRYLHSDVDTVERVEIIRDLRLGAFDVLVGINLLREGLDIPEVSLVAILDADKEGFLRAERSLIQTIGRAARNMHGKAILYADRITDSMKRAMDETSRRRAKQMTFNEAHGIVPRSIVKQVRDLIDGVYSTKASEEFERAEKVALQKAQVEEMSERDISKEIKRLEKEMMEAARNLEFEAAARARDQLTLLKQRAFGGASPEAGNTRSA; this is translated from the coding sequence ATGCACGAAGTCACTACCGAGGCAGCCCGCCAGGGCCAGTTTGTTCAATATCCGGGCTCGCCGTTCGAGCTGTTCCAGCCTTACCCGCCTGCAGGCGACCAGCCGGCGGCCATCGATGGCCTGGTGGAGGGCATTGAGGATGGCGAAGCGTTTCAGACCCTGCTGGGCGTGACCGGCTCGGGCAAAACCTTCACCATGGCCAATGTCATTGCCCGCACGGGGCGGCCCGCCATCGTGTTTGCGCCCAACAAGACGCTGGCCGCGCAGCTGTACAGCGAGTTTCGCGAGTTCTTTCCGAAGAACGCGGTGGAATATTTCGTCAGCTACTACGATTACTACCAGCCCGAGGCCTATGTGCCGCAGCGCGATCTTTTCATCGAAAAGGACAGCGCCATCAATGAGCACATCGAGCAGATGCGGCTGTCGGCCACCAAGAGCGTGCTGGAGCGCCGCGACACCATCGTGGTGGCCACCGTCTCCGCCATCTACGGTATCGGCTCGCCCGAGTCGTACACCAAGATGCGCTTCATCCTGCGCGTGGGCGACGAGATCAACCAGCGCGACACGATTGCGCAGCTGGTGCGCATGCAGTACAAGCGCAACGACATGGATTTCTCGCGCGGGTCGTTCCGTGTGCGTGGCGACACCATCGATGTGTTTCCGTCGGAGCACAGCGAACTGGCCGTGCGCATCGAGCTGTTCGATGATGAGGTTGAAAGCATCCAGCTGTTTGACCCCCTCACGGGCCGGGTGCGACAGAAGGTGCCGCGCTTTACCATCTACCCCAGCAGCCACTATGTGACACCGCGCGACCAGGTGCTGGCGGCCGTCGAAACCATCAAGGAGGAGCTGGCCGGGCGATTGAAGCAACTGGTGGGTGAAGGCAAGCTGGTGGAGGCGCAGCGTCTGGAGCAGCGCACGCGCTTCGATCTGGAAATGCTGAGCGAGGTGGGACACTGCAAGGGCATCGAAAACTACTCGCGCCACCTCTCCGGGGCCATGCCGGGCGATCCGCCGCCCACGATGACCGACTACATGCCCAAGGATGCGCTCCTGTTCCTGGACGAGAGCCACCAGATGATCGGCCAGCTCAACGCCATGTACAACGGCGACAAGGCGCGCAAGACCACCTTGGTCGAGTACGGCTTTCGCCTGCCCAGCGCGCTGGACAACCGGCCGCTCAAGTTCGTGGAGTTCGAGCAGCGCATGCGCCAGGTGGTGTTTGTATCGGCCACGCCGGCCGACTATGAAAAGCAGCACGCCGGCAAGGTGGTAGAGCAGGTGGTGCGACCCACGGGCCTCGTCGACCCCGAGGTGGAGGTGCGCCCCGCAACTCACCAGGTGGACGATGTGCTTCAGGAGATCCATGCCCGCGTCAAGGTCAATGAGCGGGTGCTGATCACAACCCTGACCAAGCGCATGGCCGAACAGCTGACGGAGTACCTGACGGACAACGGCGTGAAGGTGCGGTACCTGCACTCCGATGTGGACACGGTCGAGCGGGTGGAGATCATCCGCGACCTGCGCCTGGGCGCATTTGACGTGCTGGTAGGCATCAACCTGCTGCGTGAAGGCCTGGATATTCCGGAAGTATCCCTGGTCGCCATCCTGGATGCCGACAAGGAAGGCTTTCTGCGCGCCGAGCGCAGCCTGATCCAGACCATTGGCCGGGCGGCGCGCAATATGCACGGCAAGGCCATCCTGTATGCCGACCGCATCACCGACTCGATGAAGCGGGCGATGGACGAAACCTCGCGTCGCCGGGCCAAGCAGATGACCTTCAACGAAGCCCATGGCATTGTGCCTAGGAGCATTGTCAAGCAGGTGCGCGACCTGATTGACGGCGTATACAGCACCAAGGCCAGCGAGGAGTTTGAGCGGGCCGAAAAAGTGGCTTTGCAGAAGGCGCAGGTCGAGGAAATGTCCGAACGCGATATTTCCAAGGAAATCAAGCGGCTGGAAAAGGAAATGATGGAAGCGGCGCGCAACCTCGAATTCGAGGCTGCGGCCCGGGCGCGCGACCAATTGACCTTGCTCAAACAAAGGGCTTTTGGTGGGGCATCTCCAGAGGCAGGGAATACCCGCAGCGCTTAG
- a CDS encoding amino acid aminotransferase encodes MSLFSSVEMAPRDPILGLNEQFAADTNPSKVNLGVGVYFDDNGKLPLLQCVQAAEKAMMDKPTPRGYLPIDGIAAYDSAVKGLVFGADSDVVKSGRVATVQAVGGTGGLKIGADFLKKLSPNAKVLISDPSWENHRAIFTNAGFEVGSYRYYDAATRSVNFDGMLADLNAAAPGTIVVLHACCHNPTGYDITAAQWDQVIAAVKAKNLTPFLDMAYQGFGHGIKEDGAAIDKFIAAGLTIFVSTSFSKSFSLYGERVGALSVVCTDKEEAARVLSQLKVVIRTNYSNPPTHGGAVVAAVLNNPELRALWERELGEMRVRIKAMRQKLVDGLKAAGVKQDMSFITTQIGMFSYSGLSKDQMVRLRNEFGVYGTDTGRMCVAALNSKNIDYVCASVAKVMA; translated from the coding sequence ATGTCTCTTTTTTCTTCCGTCGAAATGGCCCCCCGCGACCCTATCCTGGGTCTGAACGAACAATTCGCAGCTGACACCAACCCGAGCAAGGTGAACCTGGGCGTGGGCGTGTATTTCGACGACAACGGCAAGCTGCCGCTGCTGCAATGCGTGCAAGCCGCCGAAAAGGCCATGATGGACAAGCCCACGCCGCGTGGCTACCTGCCCATTGACGGTATCGCCGCTTATGACAGCGCTGTCAAGGGCCTGGTGTTTGGCGCCGATTCCGACGTCGTCAAATCCGGCCGCGTTGCCACCGTGCAAGCCGTGGGCGGCACCGGCGGCCTGAAGATCGGCGCCGACTTCCTGAAAAAGCTCAGCCCCAATGCCAAGGTGCTGATCTCCGACCCCAGCTGGGAAAACCACCGCGCCATCTTCACCAATGCTGGCTTTGAAGTGGGCAGCTACCGTTATTACGATGCCGCCACCCGCTCGGTCAACTTCGACGGCATGCTGGCCGACCTGAACGCCGCAGCGCCCGGCACCATCGTGGTGCTGCACGCCTGCTGCCACAACCCCACCGGCTACGACATCACTGCCGCCCAGTGGGACCAGGTGATCGCCGCCGTCAAGGCCAAGAACCTGACCCCATTCCTGGACATGGCCTACCAGGGCTTTGGCCACGGCATCAAGGAAGACGGTGCCGCTATCGACAAGTTCATTGCCGCCGGCCTCACCATCTTCGTGTCCACCTCGTTCTCCAAGAGCTTCAGCCTGTACGGCGAGCGCGTGGGTGCCCTGTCGGTGGTCTGCACCGACAAGGAAGAAGCCGCCCGCGTGCTGAGCCAGCTCAAGGTCGTCATCCGCACCAACTACTCCAACCCACCCACCCACGGTGGCGCCGTGGTGGCCGCCGTGCTGAACAACCCCGAGCTGCGTGCGTTGTGGGAAAGGGAACTGGGCGAGATGCGCGTGCGCATCAAGGCCATGCGCCAGAAGCTGGTGGACGGCCTCAAGGCTGCCGGTGTGAAGCAGGACATGTCGTTCATCACCACGCAGATCGGCATGTTCAGCTACTCCGGCCTGTCCAAGGACCAGATGGTGCGCCTGCGCAACGAATTCGGCGTTTACGGCACCGACACCGGCCGCATGTGCGTGGCTGCACTCAACAGCAAGAACATTGACTACGTCTGCGCCTCGGTAGCCAAGGTCATGGCCTGA
- the iscR gene encoding Fe-S cluster assembly transcriptional regulator IscR, producing the protein MRLTTKGRFAVTAMIDLALRQNNGPVTLAAISQRQQISLSYLEQLFGKLRRHELVESTRGPGGGYTLARKAAEITVADIIVSVDEPIDATQCGGKENCMGEAGRCMTHELWASLNQRMVEFLDSVTLQKLVDDQLAKGIQIEDKPVVRRAISTTPVVKPIRVTAPNSVFALGNVGNAFAKS; encoded by the coding sequence ATGCGTCTCACGACCAAGGGCCGATTTGCTGTTACTGCCATGATTGATCTGGCTTTGCGCCAGAACAATGGTCCAGTTACCCTGGCTGCCATCAGCCAGCGCCAGCAAATCTCGCTGTCTTATCTGGAGCAGCTGTTTGGCAAGCTGCGCCGCCACGAACTGGTGGAATCCACGCGTGGCCCGGGCGGCGGATACACGCTGGCCCGCAAGGCTGCCGAAATCACCGTCGCGGACATCATTGTGTCGGTGGACGAACCCATTGATGCCACCCAGTGCGGTGGCAAGGAAAACTGCATGGGCGAAGCAGGTCGTTGCATGACGCACGAGCTGTGGGCTTCGCTGAACCAGCGCATGGTGGAGTTTCTTGATTCCGTCACCCTGCAAAAGCTGGTGGACGATCAGCTCGCCAAGGGCATTCAGATCGAAGACAAGCCCGTGGTGCGCCGCGCCATTTCGACCACGCCGGTGGTCAAGCCTATCCGCGTGACCGCGCCGAACTCGGTGTTTGCACTCGGCAACGTAGGCAATGCATTTGCCAAATCCTAA
- the cycA gene encoding D-serine/D-alanine/glycine transporter, translating to MSKQAPAEQSGHVGADDLQRNLSNRHIQLIAIGGAIGTGLFMGSGKTISLAGPSIVFVYAIIGVMLFFVMRAMGELLLSNLQYKSFIDFSDDLLGPWAGFFTGWTYWFCWVITGIADVIAISAYAQFWWPDLPQWAPAIACVAVLLSLNLLTVKLFGEVEFWFAMIKIVAIVTLVGTGLYMVLHGFTSPAGRTASFSNLWNDGGMFPHGAMGFFAGFQIAVFAFVGIELVGTTAAEAKDPHRTLPRAINSIPVRIIVFYVCALIAIMAVTPWRDVVPSKSPFVELFVLAGLPAAASVINFVVLTSAASSANSGVFSTSRMLYGLALKGDAPRAFGILSASSVPSRGLVFSCVCLLGGAFLMWVVPNLVEAFTLVTTVSAILFMFVWSLILLSYISYRKNRPDLHQQSHYKMPGGVVMCWLCLAFFAGIVVLLTLEADTRQALIATPLWFVLLGGAYAWLRARKQ from the coding sequence ATGAGCAAACAGGCCCCGGCGGAGCAATCGGGGCACGTGGGTGCCGACGACCTCCAGCGCAACCTCAGCAACCGCCATATCCAGTTGATCGCCATTGGCGGCGCCATCGGCACCGGCCTGTTCATGGGCTCCGGCAAGACGATCAGCCTGGCGGGGCCCTCCATCGTGTTTGTGTACGCCATCATCGGCGTGATGCTGTTCTTTGTGATGCGCGCCATGGGTGAGTTGCTGCTGTCGAACCTGCAGTACAAGAGCTTCATCGATTTCTCGGACGATCTGCTGGGCCCCTGGGCGGGCTTTTTCACCGGCTGGACGTACTGGTTCTGCTGGGTGATCACCGGTATTGCCGATGTGATTGCCATTTCTGCCTACGCCCAGTTCTGGTGGCCCGATCTGCCGCAATGGGCACCGGCCATTGCTTGCGTGGCAGTGCTGCTGTCGCTCAACCTGCTCACCGTCAAGCTCTTTGGCGAGGTGGAGTTCTGGTTTGCAATGATCAAGATCGTGGCCATCGTCACCCTGGTGGGCACGGGCCTCTATATGGTGCTGCATGGCTTTACCTCGCCCGCAGGCCGCACGGCGAGCTTTTCCAACCTGTGGAACGACGGCGGCATGTTTCCGCATGGCGCCATGGGCTTCTTCGCGGGCTTCCAGATCGCCGTGTTTGCCTTTGTGGGCATTGAACTGGTGGGCACCACGGCCGCCGAAGCCAAGGACCCGCACCGCACGCTGCCGCGCGCGATCAACTCGATTCCCGTGCGCATCATCGTTTTCTATGTCTGCGCGCTGATTGCCATCATGGCGGTGACGCCCTGGCGCGATGTGGTGCCCAGCAAGAGCCCGTTTGTCGAGCTGTTCGTGCTGGCGGGCCTGCCAGCAGCAGCGAGCGTGATCAACTTCGTGGTGCTCACATCGGCAGCCTCGTCGGCCAACAGCGGCGTCTTCTCCACCAGCCGCATGCTCTATGGCCTGGCGCTCAAGGGCGACGCGCCGCGCGCTTTCGGCATTCTGTCGGCCAGCAGCGTGCCATCGCGCGGGCTGGTGTTCTCCTGCGTCTGCCTGCTGGGCGGCGCCTTCCTGATGTGGGTGGTGCCCAATCTAGTGGAAGCCTTCACCCTGGTGACCACGGTGTCGGCCATTCTCTTCATGTTTGTCTGGTCATTGATTCTGCTGTCCTACATCAGCTACCGCAAGAATCGGCCCGATCTGCACCAGCAGTCGCACTACAAGATGCCCGGCGGCGTGGTCATGTGCTGGCTGTGCCTGGCCTTTTTTGCCGGTATTGTGGTGCTGCTGACCTTGGAAGCAGATACCCGCCAGGCGCTGATTGCAACGCCGCTGTGGTTTGTGCTGCTGGGCGGCGCCTATGCGTGGCTGCGCGCACGCAAGCAATAA
- a CDS encoding GlsB/YeaQ/YmgE family stress response membrane protein, whose amino-acid sequence MSIIGTIFVGLIVGLLARALKPGDDKLGWIMTILLGIAGSLLASYAGVAMGWYQEGQAAGWIASIVGAIILLFIYGLVRKKA is encoded by the coding sequence ATGTCAATCATTGGAACCATTTTTGTCGGCCTGATTGTCGGCCTGCTTGCGCGGGCCCTCAAACCTGGCGATGACAAGCTGGGCTGGATCATGACCATCCTCCTGGGCATTGCCGGCTCCCTGCTTGCCAGCTATGCCGGTGTCGCCATGGGCTGGTACCAGGAAGGCCAGGCGGCGGGCTGGATTGCCTCCATCGTGGGCGCCATCATCCTGCTGTTCATCTACGGCCTGGTGCGCAAGAAGGCTTGA
- the iscA gene encoding iron-sulfur cluster assembly protein IscA, protein MAVTLSESAARHITRYLSRRGKGVGVRLGVKTTGCSGLAYKLEYVDEAAPEDVVFEEHGVKILVDPKSMAYIDGTELDFVREGLNEGFKFHNPNERDRCGCGESFRV, encoded by the coding sequence ATGGCTGTCACGCTTTCTGAATCGGCTGCGCGCCACATCACCCGCTACCTGTCGCGCCGCGGCAAGGGCGTGGGTGTGCGCCTGGGCGTCAAGACCACCGGCTGCTCGGGCCTGGCCTACAAGCTGGAGTACGTGGACGAGGCCGCGCCTGAAGACGTGGTGTTCGAGGAACACGGCGTCAAGATACTGGTCGACCCCAAGAGCATGGCCTATATCGATGGCACCGAGCTGGATTTTGTGCGCGAAGGCCTGAATGAAGGCTTCAAGTTCCACAACCCCAACGAGCGTGACCGTTGCGGCTGCGGCGAGAGCTTTCGCGTGTAA
- a CDS encoding IscS subfamily cysteine desulfurase, which produces MDMTPHFPIYLDYGATTPVDPRVVEAMIPWLSENFGNPASRSHAWGWTAEEAVEKARKQVADLIHADPREIIWTSGATESDNLAIKGAAQFYKGKGKHLITVKTEHKAVLDTMRALEREGFEVTYLDVLENGLVDLDVFKASIRPDTILVSVMFVNNETGVIQDIETIGDICREKGIIFHVDAAQATGKVEIDVTKLKIDLMSLASHKTYGPKGIGALYVRRKPRVRLEAQIHGGGHERGMRSGTLATHQIVGMGEAYRLAQEEMAKDYAHAKALQQRMIDGLKDIEQVFINGDLEHRVPHNLNISFNYVEGESLIMGIKGLAVSSGSACTSASLEPSYVLRALGRSDELAHSSLRMTFGRFTTEADIDYAVQSIRENVAKLRELSPLWEMYKDGVDLSTIQWAAH; this is translated from the coding sequence ATGGACATGACCCCACATTTCCCCATTTACCTCGACTACGGCGCCACCACGCCGGTGGACCCCCGTGTGGTCGAAGCCATGATTCCCTGGCTGTCGGAGAATTTCGGCAACCCGGCCTCGCGCAGCCATGCCTGGGGCTGGACTGCGGAAGAGGCGGTGGAGAAGGCGCGCAAGCAAGTGGCCGATCTGATCCACGCCGATCCGCGTGAAATCATCTGGACCAGCGGCGCCACCGAGTCGGACAATCTGGCCATCAAGGGTGCCGCCCAGTTCTACAAGGGCAAGGGCAAGCACTTGATCACGGTCAAGACCGAGCACAAGGCCGTGCTGGACACCATGCGCGCCCTGGAGCGTGAGGGTTTTGAAGTCACGTATCTGGACGTGCTGGAAAACGGTCTGGTCGATCTGGACGTCTTCAAGGCCTCCATCCGCCCCGACACCATTCTGGTGAGCGTCATGTTCGTCAACAACGAAACTGGCGTGATCCAGGACATCGAGACGATTGGCGACATCTGCCGCGAAAAGGGCATCATCTTCCACGTGGATGCAGCGCAGGCCACGGGCAAGGTGGAAATCGACGTCACCAAGCTCAAGATCGATCTGATGAGCCTGGCTTCGCACAAGACCTATGGCCCCAAGGGCATCGGTGCACTGTACGTGCGCCGCAAGCCACGCGTGCGCCTGGAAGCGCAGATCCACGGTGGCGGCCACGAGCGCGGCATGCGTTCGGGCACCCTGGCTACGCACCAGATCGTAGGCATGGGCGAGGCCTACCGCCTGGCACAGGAAGAAATGGCCAAGGACTACGCCCACGCCAAGGCACTGCAGCAACGCATGATCGATGGCTTGAAGGACATCGAGCAGGTCTTCATCAACGGCGACCTGGAACACCGCGTTCCGCACAACCTGAACATCAGCTTCAACTACGTGGAAGGTGAATCGCTGATCATGGGCATCAAGGGACTGGCGGTGTCGTCCGGCTCGGCATGCACCTCGGCCAGCCTGGAGCCCAGCTATGTGCTGCGCGCCCTGGGCCGCAGCGACGAGCTGGCCCACAGCAGCCTGCGCATGACCTTCGGCCGTTTCACGACCGAGGCCGACATCGATTACGCCGTGCAGTCTATCCGCGAGAACGTCGCCAAGCTGCGCGAGCTGAGCCCCCTGTGGGAAATGTACAAGGACGGTGTCGATCTGAGCACCATCCAGTGGGCTGCTCACTGA
- the iscU gene encoding Fe-S cluster assembly scaffold IscU, with product MAYSDKVIDHYENPRNVGSFDKGDESVGTGMVGAPACGDVMKLQIKVNAETGVIEDARFKTYGCGSAIASSSLVTEWVKGKTLDEAAALKNAQIAEELALPPVKIHCSILAEDAIKAAVSDYKAKHTAKVEA from the coding sequence ATGGCATATTCCGACAAGGTCATCGACCACTACGAAAACCCCCGCAATGTGGGCTCTTTCGACAAGGGTGACGAATCCGTTGGTACCGGCATGGTGGGCGCGCCCGCTTGCGGCGACGTGATGAAGCTGCAGATCAAGGTCAATGCCGAAACCGGCGTGATCGAAGACGCACGCTTCAAGACCTACGGCTGTGGCTCTGCCATCGCCTCGTCGTCGCTGGTGACCGAATGGGTCAAGGGCAAGACGCTGGACGAAGCCGCCGCGCTCAAGAACGCGCAGATCGCTGAAGAGCTGGCATTGCCCCCTGTCAAGATCCACTGCTCCATCCTGGCAGAAGACGCGATCAAGGCTGCCGTGAGCGATTACAAGGCCAAGCACACCGCCAAGGTGGAGGCATAA